The Anaerobranca gottschalkii DSM 13577 genomic sequence TATGGTACAGCATTGGTCTTATTAACGTTGGTATTATTGTTAAATACAACAGCTATTGGCTTAAGAATATATTATCGTAAGACTAAAAAATGGTAAAAGGAGGAGAAAAAAATGACAAAACAAACTGTATATAGTGCCCGTAACCTTGAAATATATTATGGTAAAGATCAGATAATAAAAGGTGTTGATATAGATATAGAAGAAAATGAAGTTACAGCAATAATTGGACCATCTGGTTGTGGTAAATCGACTTTCTTAAAAACCTTAAACAGGATGATTGATACTATTTCTAACTCTAAAGTTTTAGGTGAAATAAGTTATAGAGGGCAAAATATTTACGATGAAAAAACAAATGTTGTAACATTAAGGCAACATGTTGGTATGGTATTTCAAAAACCAAATCCTTTCCCTAAATCTATCTATGAAAATATTGCCTTTGGTCCCAAAATTCACGGAATTAGGGATAAAAAGAAATTAGATGAAATTGTAGAAAAGAGTTTAAGGGCAGCGGCATTATGGGATGAAGTAAAGGATAAGTTAAATACCTCTGCTTTTTCCCTATCAGGAGGTCAACAGCAAAGGCTATGTATCGCCAGAGCTTTAGCAGTGGAACCAGATGTCCTTTTAATGGATGAACCTTGTTCAGCATTAGACCCTATAGCTACTGCTAGGATAGAAGATTTGATTATAGGACTTAAGGAAAAGTATACAATTATTATTGTTACCCATAATATGCAACAGGCAGCGAGGATCTCGCAAAAAACCGCTTTTTTCTTAAATGGTCATATAATAGAGTATGGAGATACAGCCCAAATCTTTACTAAACCTAAAAACTCTAAAACAGAAGATTATATAACCGGTAGATTCGGTTAAGATAAAGGAGGATTTAAAATGGGACCAAGACAAAGTTTTCACGATAATTTGAATAATTTAGTAACAGATTTGTTAATAATGGGTGATTTAGTGGAACAAAGTATTCAAAAATCAGTTACAGCTTTAAAAAATCAAGATTTACAATTGGCAAATGAAGTCATAGAACAAGAACTAATAATTGATGAAATGGAACTAAAGATAGAAGATAAATGTTTAAAGTTAATTGCAATGCAGCAACCTATGGCTAAAGATTTAAGGAAAATAGCTACTGGACTAAAAATAATTACTGATTTAGAAAGGATAGCTGACCATGCCCATGACATAGCTAAGGTAGCCATAAGATTAGGGAGTGAACCTTTAATCAAACCATTGGTAGATATTCCTAGGATGGCAGAAAAGGTACAACTTATGGTTAAAAAAGCATTAGATGCCTTTGTGCAAGAAAATATAGACCTTGCCTTAGAAGTATGCAAAGATGATGATGAAGTAGATAGTTTACACAACCAAATTTTTAGAGAACTATTAACCTATATGATGGAAGATCCTAAAAACATTTCTCAAGGAACTCAACTTCTTTTTGTCAGTAGCTACCTAGAAAGAATAGGTGACCATGCTACCAACTTGGGAGAATGGTTAATTTATATGGTTACAGGGGAACGGAAAGAATTAAATGATTAACACACAAATAAAAGCAAGTTTATTGGTGAAAACTGATAAACTTGCTTTTAATTTGACAAAAATAAATTAATAATTTATAATTGAAAATAAAAATCATTTTCAATTAGGAGGGATAAAATGTCAGTTTTAT encodes the following:
- the pstB gene encoding phosphate ABC transporter ATP-binding protein PstB: MTKQTVYSARNLEIYYGKDQIIKGVDIDIEENEVTAIIGPSGCGKSTFLKTLNRMIDTISNSKVLGEISYRGQNIYDEKTNVVTLRQHVGMVFQKPNPFPKSIYENIAFGPKIHGIRDKKKLDEIVEKSLRAAALWDEVKDKLNTSAFSLSGGQQQRLCIARALAVEPDVLLMDEPCSALDPIATARIEDLIIGLKEKYTIIIVTHNMQQAARISQKTAFFLNGHIIEYGDTAQIFTKPKNSKTEDYITGRFG
- the phoU gene encoding phosphate signaling complex protein PhoU translates to MGPRQSFHDNLNNLVTDLLIMGDLVEQSIQKSVTALKNQDLQLANEVIEQELIIDEMELKIEDKCLKLIAMQQPMAKDLRKIATGLKIITDLERIADHAHDIAKVAIRLGSEPLIKPLVDIPRMAEKVQLMVKKALDAFVQENIDLALEVCKDDDEVDSLHNQIFRELLTYMMEDPKNISQGTQLLFVSSYLERIGDHATNLGEWLIYMVTGERKELND